AATCTCCAGGAACTTCTGTTAACTAACAACAAAATACGCATGTTAAAAAGGGAAGATTTTGATTACCTTGGCAATTCTTCCTTGAGGAAGCTTGATTTGTCTTCAAACCATCTAATAGAGGTAAGAAATGGCATTGACTTTAGGTAGACCTATGAGTAAAAGAGCCCAACTGATGAGATTCCTAAGATACCTAAGAAAGGAGGTCAGAGCCTTCCTTTCAGCTTCTCAAAACGCTTTCTTTCCTGTTATGTGCGGCTTGGAGAGAGTCTAACACATCTGCATACAAGCTACCTAGGAAGGGTGATAGAAGCCCCCGGtttctctttctccaattcatgtgATCTTGGGCCAGAAATGTTACTACTTTGGTCTCAAGTTGCCTCATCtacacagggaaaatgatggccTATCAGAAACCAGAGAATTCAATTAGATGATCTTGAAGTCTCTTCCAGATGGCAGATTTATGATCCAATTAAAAGATCATTATCAacattctctctgtcttttctcctCCAAAGTAACTAATTTTGTTCTGTTCCTTGCTTTTCATAGGGGAACATTATTCATAATTTTTCAGGTGTATTTGGAATTTCTAACTGAAATAGAATTTGGGGTTAGCAGAGAGTCTTCTTAAGATTTCTTATACTTTTTATGTCAGAATTCCTTTGGAAATTTGGCAAAGACTAATAAGTGCTTATTCACTGACAGACTAGGGACATCTTTTCAGAATAATACTTTAAGTGTACAGAAACAAATACATAGAATAATAAAGGAAGCCACTTATAGGTATTCCTTCTACATCACATTTCCCCATTgaagttttgataattattgcaaGTTGGCATAAGAAACTAAATGGGATTTTTGCAGAAGTCACAGAAAGCCCACAAAAgttcagaaactcagaaatgcattatatatatcataatataatatcaacatattttatcttttaataccataagcACACCAGAATTTCTTTTATCATAAATAtcccataaaaaagaaaaaaattcagacttcttctttGGTATAAAGGGAGGGTCAAAAAATTTtatatggattttccagatcacaggaGTACCATACCCCTAACCTTCACAATGATCAAAGGGATGCCTGCATATTAAAATGTAGATATAACAtttaaaacacatacacaaataataaaaaaaaaagttcaagggctccaggttaagaatctttGTTCTAGAAGTTACTCatcttataaatgaagaaacaaatattcagaggttaaatgatttgtccaagttcacCCAAGACATTTTCTATCTCTAAACCCATTGCTCTCCTTAGAAAATCATTCagcctttttaatttttctgaataAGAAAGAAAGTTGGCTATTGTTCCAGCTCATTATGCCCTGAGTTAGCTAGCCTCAGTAATGAGAGGTTTGGGTTATGTCCCAATTCCTATTTcatctattatatttatttcattcttctccccttccttccggTTAAAAAAACAACCTGCTAATTGATGTCTGGGTGTGTGAATAGTATTTGCTGTGCTCCCCAGACCATCTTCCACGCAGGGGACTGGCTCCACTTTGTACCTCCTCATCTAAAtgatttcccccctttatttATTCCCACTAGGAATGCTAGTACTCTTTGCTGAAGttttggaaaaattggaagtCTAGAATTTAGTGGGAAGTATTAGGACAGGGGCTTTGTTGGACAGGAGATGAGCAAACACTCTCTGAAATCAGATCCAATGTTAGATAAAATGAGCAGCTTGCAAATCCTTGAgcatttaacaaaagaggaagctTGCTTTGTCCAGACACATCAAGAATATGTAATAAGGATATTGTGGCCCCTAGCTTCCCTGGAGGTGGCCCCTTCATCTCCATTTGGTGACTTACCTGGGCTCAAGCCTTCTCTAAGTCTGAGAGTCCCTGACTACACACAGCTGGGATGTTTTATGCTCCTTGAGTAGGTGGCTACATCTGCCAATCCAGTCGTTTGAGAGGAGAATTCTGGGGCAGTCAAGGAGTCTGGGGCCAAAGCAACTTACATCAGGAAAACATTGGTCTTATCACAAGTTCTTGATCTTTTCACCATGTCATGGATCTCTTTGGCAATCTagtaaagcctatggaccctttctctgattaaagattttaaaattcaaaatatatagggttaaaaagaaagaccaaaggttaatgaaaataatgatataattctcttttcttctcttcccatccAAGTTGATGTAACCCCTGAAATCTGGCTCCCTGGACCCCAAGTCAAGAGAGAGATTTTCCAACAAAAATGTTCTCTTATTGTTTGACCCTAACACAGAGGTGATGCTGGTTTCATTAAGGCAATACCATTGCAATTCAAGTTCTTGTTTCAAGCAAGCTAGAAAAAATCTAGTATTGTTTGTCTGAGAACCCACTTGGCTAACTTTGCAAAGACTTCATCAATTGGATATTGGCCTCtaaatgatgattttttaaaaaatttgatttgatttttaaatttttggtgGTGGGGAGTGGCAACTATAGTTGTTCATGGTATGGTACATAGACCTTTGACctgggaatcaagaagacccaaattcaaattctgcctcagacacagtagttatgtgaccctatcaagtcacttaacctccaccaTCTtctgttacctcatctgtaaaatggggataagaataacATGTACCTCTCAAGAactctgtgaggatcaaatgagagaatgtttgcaaagtgcctcATAATCCTTAAAGTGATGTATGAatgctagttattttttttaatagtggtaTTTACCAAGGAATACAGAGGCTGTGTTCAGCATTAGAAATGGGAatgaaatttttgaaaagtttCTAGCTCTTTGAAAACAGAGCCAGGATATTTTCCATATAACATATTTTGTAATATGCTTATGCCACTATTTGCTCAAAAACATATTTTGTTATGAGGTAAGtatggaaaataaacaaataaaataaaatctacattccccccacccccaccaaagtCATATCTCCTTCAAAAAAAGTGTGAGGGCAGATCAACTTCTCAGAGCAGCAAAACTATGCCTAACCTTCTACAAAATAGCTataatttataaagcacctactatgtgccaagtactgtgctaactactttacaattttaatctcacttgaccctcattatGATCCTTTAAGGTAGGTGTTATTTTCCCCCCTGATTTTAACATTTGGTGGagctgaagcaaatagaggtcttaagtgacttgcctaggatcccaGAGTTAGTAAATGCCTGacagtagatttgaactcatggttTCCCAATTTCAGGCTCAATACTCCATCTACTGCATTGCCTAGCTTTGTACTTCTCTGAAGGACTAAACATATTGTGAAATAAATTAACCActaccttttttcttatttttaatttttccagttttctccgGATTGCTTTCGGTCAATCGGGAAATTATATGACCTTTCACTGAACAATGTTCAGCTAGGGCCGGAACTCACAGAGAAGCTTTGTTTGGAACTATCAAGCACAAGTGTGCAGAGCCTCAATCTGAGCGCCATCCAACTCACCAAAATTTCCAACATGACTTTCAGAGGGCTGAACCAGACAAATCTCACCGTGCTCAACCTTTCTCATAATGGCTTAACATCCATAGCTAATGACTCCTTTGCTTGGCTTTCCCACTTGGAATGGCTTGTGCTGGAGAATAACAATATAGACCATCTATTTTCTCGTTCCTTTTATGGACTTTCCAATGTAAAATACctgaacttgaaaagaagtttctTTAAACCAAAaaattctaagatttctttccctAAAATAGATGACTTTTCCTTCCAGTGGCTAAAATGTTTGGAATATCTTAGCATGGAAGATAACAGCTTTTCAGGTATTACCACCAATATGTTCACAGGATTAACAAATCTGAAATCTATAAACTTGTCCAGCTCCTTTGCAAATTTGCAGATTCTAACAAATACTACTTTCTCATCCCTTGCTTATTCTCCCTTACTTATTCTTAATCTGACTAGAAACAAAATCTCTCAAATAGAGAGTGGAGCATTCTCTTGGTTGGGCCATCTGGAGGTCCTTGACCTGGGTGTGAATGAAATTAGTCAAGAATTGACAGGCCAAGAGTGGAAGGGTCTGGAAAACATAATGGAGATTTACCTTTCTTACAACAGATACCTGATACTGAACAGTAACTCATTTGCTTCAGTCCCAATCCTCAAAAGACTGATGCTCCGCAGAGTGGATTGCAAACAACTGGATGTCTCTCCATCCCCTTTCCATCCTCTTCGGAATCTGACTATTCTTGATCTCAGTAACAACAACATTGCTAATATAAATGCTGAAATGTTGGAAGGCCTGGATAAGCTGGAAATTCTGGATCTACAGCACAATAACTTGGCTCGCCTTTGGAAACATGCCAATCCTGGAGGACCTGTTCATTTCCTAAAAGGTCTTTCTCACCTCCGTGTCCTTAACTTAGAATCTAATGGCTTTGATGAAATTCCATCTGATGTCTTTAAGGGTTTGTTCCAGTTAAGAGCAATCTATTTGGGATTAAACAATCTGAATTTACTTCCAGCCTCTCTTTTTGACCATCAGACATCCCTCAAGTCCCTGAGCCTGCAGAAGAATCTGATAACATCTGTTGAGAAGGGTGTTTTTGGACCAGCTTTCCAAAATCTGACTCTTTTAGATATGAGTTTCAACCCATTTGACTGCACCTGTGAAAGTATAGCCTGGTTTGTTAGCTGGCTTAATAAGACCCATACACATATTGAGGACCTGCCTAGTCATTACCTCTGTAACACACCACCACAATATCATGGAACCCCAGTGATGCTCTTCGATATTTCTCCCTGCAAAGACAGTGCCCCTTTTAAGATGTTCTTCATCATAAATGCCAGTTTCCTATGCACTCTGATCTTTGTGGTCTTGCTTGTCCACTTTCAAGGCTGGAGGATATCCTTCTACTGGAATGTGACCATACACCGAGCCCTTGGCTTCAAAGAAATCGAACGACAGCAAGAGCAGTTTGACTATGCAGCCTACATAATCCATGCCCAAGAAGATTCACGATGGATCTGGAAGTATTTCTCCCCTATGGAAGAAAAAGACCATTCACTTAGATTCTGCCTGGAGGAAAGAGATTTTGAAGCTGGTAGACCTGAACTTGAAGCAATTGTTCATAGCATAAAAAGGAGCAGGAAGATTATTTTTGTTGTAAcacagaatctcttgaaagatcCCCTGTGTAAAAGGTAGGTTAAAATGGGTGGGATGTATATGAGTTTTTGTCTTCataaaggcagctaagtggagcCATGTTGCAAAGGGAGCCAGTCCTgtagtcagaaagaactgagttcagatttgacctaatctctgccttagtttcctcacctataaaatggagatgataatagcaactgaggcagctaggtggtacaatgggtagaaggctgggcttggaatcaggaagacatcctcctgagttcaaatctggcctcagatattttctagctgtataaTCCCAGGAAAGTCACTcaaacctgtttgccttagtttcctcatctgtaaaatgagttggagaaagcaATGACAAagaaatccagtatctttgccaggaaaaccctaaatggagtgaggaagagtcagacatgactgaaaaaatgacggTATaacaaaaatagcacctacctctcagggtggttgtgagaattcagtgatatactgttttttaagtgcttagcacagtgccttacacaaagtaggtacctaataaaagCTTTTACCCTTTCCTCTGCTGCCTTTCCCTATaagaatatacataaatattaattaatttaatatatcaTTATGTACATATCTATGCACATCTACATATCTATCCACATATGTACAAAGTAGATCATACATAATGTATActtatgtgtatgcatatatgtatataaagctatataataattaataattaaataatgtttactatgtaccaaatccggggctaagtgctttacaaaattattatctcataatCCTGTGATAtgagtgcaattattatccccattttacagatgaggaaactgagatacataCTGCTTAAATGATttgatcagagtcacacagccagcaagtaTCTTGagtctggatttaaactcagatcttcctgacacccAGCTCAACCctttctttatccactgtgctagctCCATACAATCATAcaaatgcatacacacacacacatgtatatcatCCCTTTTGATTCagatcttttattcatttttttggaaaattttatttagtcaatttagaacattattccttgattataaaaatcattttctattcctccctcccctcccctcacccatcCCATAgctgggtattacttgtatccttgatcagaacctatttccatgttgttggtgtttgcactaggatgttcatttagagttgacatcctcaaccatatcccctcaacccatgtattcaagcagttgtttttcttcagtgtttctgctccctattcatttattttttaaagaagaaactaaaaggaAAATAGCTTGGCATACATTTGCAGTCCCAGTGAGACAATCAGTCAAAGATGGCCAGAAACTAGTTAGTAATTCCTGATCACAGTTTAGGTGATCGATTTGGGAAatgtcgtgtgtgtgtgtgtgtgtgtgtgtgtgtttggaagTCATTTGTCTGGAGATGATACATGAACTCAAGGCATAATATGATAATACAAGATCTCCAAGACAAGAAAGTCCAATGAGGAGCTTTGGGTGTGGAGGTAGGAGACTGAAGATGACATAGCAAAGGATGAGCAGTGGTgataagatgtgtgtgtgtgtgtgtgtgtgtgtgtgtgtgtgtgtgtgtgtgtgagtgaggaATAAAGAGAGTGAGAAACGAAAGGAGAAAAGAGTATCCAGGGTTAGAGGATGATGAGCATTGtcaaaatatacaaaaatctCAAGCAGGGTGAAGTctaagaaaaacatgatttgatTTTAAAGATTAAGAGATCATTGAGAATATTTTGAGAGCTTAAATGGTGGCACTGGAAGGCAAAAGGTTTGAAAGTGAGTGGAGTGAGTGTGGAGTGAGCATGAAGAGGGAGCTAGTAGAGGTGACTTACTGGTACTTTGGCGGTAAAAAGGAGGGGAGTTATAGACCAAAAGTTTGAAGGAGTGCAAAAATCAAGAAagttttttgtaattattttaattaatgggAAGAATGTGGCAATTTCTGTGGACTACAGGGATGTAGATTTCATGTGTACATAGGGAgagtttagagaagaaaaaaacaagacaacaagggagacagaaaggaatgGGGAAAAGGCACAAAAAGGAAGGTCACCTTTGCCCAGAAGTGGACTATCATTTTTTCAGACACTGGAAAAGGGATAGTTGAGAATAGAGAGGGATTCTGGAGTATGAAGTAAGGGGGGATGAGAAAGCATCCAAAGGATAGATGACTCTGCTTTTCTCAGTAAACTAGGaataagatataatcaaagaagcattttagagttgaaaagatGAGAGAAGTCCTGGAACAGTTGCTCAGGGAATCATGATAGAGTCAATCAAGTAAAACAAAAAGGATCACTTCCCAGTTTGGTTGAAAATAGATCCCATCACTTTGTCATGAACCTAATCTACAGGGCTGTGTAATTTCTCCCAGTAGCTTTCAGCAGTTAGGGAAGTATGAagcaagaaagagaaggggggggggacccACGATTTAGTGCTGATAGGCACAAATGCTAAAGAGACAAGGGGATATGAGATTCAAAGATGGAGGACAATTGAACTAGTTGACACGAGTCAAGTCTATGCAGGGAGGAAAGTATAGAAAGTCTAGAGGAGAAATATTTTCTAGGAGAATTGGAAAAGATTGGGAGTGGTATGGTTTTatatctgggtttaaatcccaggTCTGCCCCTTACTACCTGTGTTatcttaagcaaatcatttaacctctttgactctcaatttcctcaagtataaaatgaaagtgttggacTAGATTCATCTAAATTCTCTTATACTCTATGTCTTAGGTCTTATGATTAAACAGAGTATAACAGCATTCACTTGAATGACATATATTTTATTAGACATTGTGAGTTTTAAAGTGTTGTGGCCAGGGAACTGCATCCCTGCTCCTCTGGGGTCCCTCTCtactacttcctggcatgggattggtcttgacttggaccaatcccatgctaaggagggaccatgcCTCCCTACTTCCAGGCGTGGGATTGGTCTCAAGATTCCGAGTTTAGGGGCTCTAGTCAGGTGCAGGCTAGGGAAACTGgagttttttgtattttaaaaataaacttttaaaaagatagtTTTCTTTCAGCTCTTAAATATCTAGAGACATAGAAGGCAGGCCATGGCATCTGAGTGGaaccatggatagagcactgggcctgaagtcaggaagatatatcttcctgagttcaaactagcttcagaaacttattagGTACATGGCtgtatgcaagtcacttaaccctgtttgcctcaatttcttaatttgtaaaatgagatggagaaggaaatggcaaaccactagagTACCTTTGttatgaaaatcccaaatggggatgCAGAGAATTGcacatgactaaaataactgaacactACCACCATTAAAGATAAAACAACatataaatcactttgcaaagggaaaaaagttatataaatgctagtaatAGTAGCAGTTTGctatagtatataataaaaatagcttgCGAGCTATGTTAATAGAGGAAGCACCTTCATTAATTATGTAATATTCTGGAGCATTAAGGGAAATTAGggctgattatttctttttaatttcagaTTTAAAGTACACCATGCAGTCCAGCAAGCAATTGAACAAAATCTGGATTCGATCATCCTGATCTTTCTTGAAGACATTCCAGATTATAAGCTGAACCATGCTCTTTGTTTAAGAAGAGGAATGTTTAAGTCTCACTGCATCTTACATTGGCCAGCTCAGAAAGAACGTGTCCATGCATTCTATCAGAAATTACAAGTAGCACTTGGAATGAGAAATAGAGCACACTGAATTTCTTTGCCTTAAAGATATGTTTATGTTAGGATGTTTCCCATTATCATGAGTTCCAGAATAGAGTTGTTCTGTGTATTGGAAGTGGCATTCTCTTATACAATTTGCTTGCTTACTTTTTTTGTTCGTGAGTGATacctgcatttaaaaaataaaggttttattaattttttaaatgtcctaGTCAATTTCCATTGAATTCCCTTCCCTCATAGCAAAGAAATATGGTTAACCAAAAGCAAAGGATATGGGATTCTGTGTAAACATagcagcagtctagacacaagactcATCCTCTACTCAGCACCCACTGCTATAGACAAcctaaaaagaccaaaaaaaaaaaaaacaaaccaaattcataagaactaAGGTACTCTATactagggcacagcattgaaggtacatgggatttggacatttctaAACTATAAGGGAGTGGAAAAACTCCCACCAAAATGCAGCTGATGtaccctcccccacaccacctatggagccagagtcagagcaagcagttgccagaatcagtgagtgaggggTACCTGTAGAGTGAATAAGGGGCATCTCTATGTCCTTGggagctaagaccaccaaagacctacccctcaGGGTtcctacacctgaaaccccagtagGCTGAAGAGCGAAGATCGTGGGCTCTAGTGGAAAAATagtacagagaagggcagcaaacagcagaagctgtggagattccagagcttgcctcaggcaaaatccttgctccttagctccatacatagagatcctgcccatctcactcagatttctgtctaaaaagagaaggaaaaaacttTACAGTGATGGAAAATTGTGCCCAGGATCAaaaacctccctccaagaaaaacaagaaggggaaaattttttacagaggaaaaatccaggcaacagaggaaatacaggaggaaattcaaatacacccaaaaccttcccaaaaacaatggaaattgtccacaagctcttgaagaatttaaattggagcttatcaaaaagatggaagccttatggcaagaaaagtgggaaatgattcaaagagaaaataacagtttaaaggacaagaactcccaattggagaaacagctggaagccacaaaaagcaggatagaacaaaccaaaaagggaaaatcaaaagattatactGGAAAATCAGACCTTAAAGACCacaattaggcaactggaagacaatgatcttgcaaaacaccaaaaattaataaagcaaagacaaaagactgacaaaatagaagaaaacataaaatatctccctGACAAGAGGAcatatcaggaaaacagatcacgacaagataatttgagaataattagtctacctgaaaaaccagaaataaacagaaatcttgacatcatactacaagaaataatccaaaaaaaacttccctgatgttcttgaacaaggggtcaaaatagaaattaaaagagttcatagaacaccctctacactaaatcctcaaaagacaactcctaggaatgtaattgccaaattcaagagctttcaagctaaggagagaattctacaagaagccaaaaggagACAATTCTGATACCAAAgagtaccaatcaggatcacacaagacctggaagcttccacactaaaggaccgcaagacttggaacatgatattcagaaaggcaagcaaattgggtcttcaaccaaggatcacctatccatcaaaactgactatatacttccaggggaaagtatggacactcaacagaatagaagatttccaagaatttgtaaagaaaagaccagaactaaatgaaaaGTTTGATACCTAAACacaaagagaaacatggaaaggtaagtaagaaagagatggaaaaggggaaatttttttttattcaaattttcttctttaagggctacaattagactaaattatatatgttaatatatggggaaaatgttatttgtaactctaaaaacttgtattcactattataataaatagaagaatcattcacaggaagatattgggggtaataagtgctataagatgacatacaaaaaaaagaaaaaggtgggggaattgaagatggcaccaagagatacacaaagaaataaagtaaataggataacctttatcacacaaagattcacatgggaaggggaagggaagggaagaatactcttataagaaggagaagagagtgctaaaatgtaatacttaaaccttactctcagggaaatcagttctgaaagggaagagtatctagatccattggggtcttgaattctatcttatcctacagggaaagtgagaagggaaaactaaggtggGAGcacaaaaaggagggaaagagagggtggaGGGAACTTTAttgaccctaaaaaataagaagggaacaaaaagggaggggtcataaagggaagcatatcaagggatgggattagggggattgattagaagtaaaccactggtttaaaagtagatagcaaaagaagaaaagacagaactaggagaggatatcaaaatactggggaatatacaagtgacaatcataactttgaatgtgaatgggatgaactcagccataaaacaaaaacaaataggagagtggattagtatccaaaatcctaccatatattgtctacaagaaatatacctgaggtgggtagatactcacaaggttagaatcaaaggttggagcaaaacctattgggcctcaaccgacagaaagaaggcaggagttgcaatcatgatatatgacaaagccaaagtaaaaatagatctgattaaaagggataaggaaggcaaacacatcctgaaaaaagggag
This DNA window, taken from Monodelphis domestica isolate mMonDom1 chromosome 6, mMonDom1.pri, whole genome shotgun sequence, encodes the following:
- the TLR3 gene encoding toll-like receptor 3, producing the protein MERCLIHWSYFFLRILPFCMVCTQSVKNCVVRNEVADCSHQKLTQIPPDLPANITTLNLTHNQLKRLPPANLTRYGQLVILDGGFNSISKLEPELCQSLPLLKVLNLQHNELSQLSDKTFAFCLSLTELHLKSNPIQKISDNPLKNLKNLHLLDLSHIGLSSAKLGTQVQLENLQELLLTNNKIRMLKREDFDYLGNSSLRKLDLSSNHLIEFSPDCFRSIGKLYDLSLNNVQLGPELTEKLCLELSSTSVQSLNLSAIQLTKISNMTFRGLNQTNLTVLNLSHNGLTSIANDSFAWLSHLEWLVLENNNIDHLFSRSFYGLSNVKYLNLKRSFFKPKNSKISFPKIDDFSFQWLKCLEYLSMEDNSFSGITTNMFTGLTNLKSINLSSSFANLQILTNTTFSSLAYSPLLILNLTRNKISQIESGAFSWLGHLEVLDLGVNEISQELTGQEWKGLENIMEIYLSYNRYLILNSNSFASVPILKRLMLRRVDCKQLDVSPSPFHPLRNLTILDLSNNNIANINAEMLEGLDKLEILDLQHNNLARLWKHANPGGPVHFLKGLSHLRVLNLESNGFDEIPSDVFKGLFQLRAIYLGLNNLNLLPASLFDHQTSLKSLSLQKNLITSVEKGVFGPAFQNLTLLDMSFNPFDCTCESIAWFVSWLNKTHTHIEDLPSHYLCNTPPQYHGTPVMLFDISPCKDSAPFKMFFIINASFLCTLIFVVLLVHFQGWRISFYWNVTIHRALGFKEIERQQEQFDYAAYIIHAQEDSRWIWKYFSPMEEKDHSLRFCLEERDFEAGRPELEAIVHSIKRSRKIIFVVTQNLLKDPLCKRFKVHHAVQQAIEQNLDSIILIFLEDIPDYKLNHALCLRRGMFKSHCILHWPAQKERVHAFYQKLQVALGMRNRAH